A stretch of DNA from Serinibacter arcticus:
GAGGTGACGAGCGAGGCCAGGCCCGCCGACCTCGCTCGTCTGTCCCTCAACACCGCCACCACCAAGCACCTCACGCTCGCGGAGGCGGCCGAGGTCGCCGCTCGGGCGGGTCTGAGCGCCATCGGCCCGTGGCGGGACCGCGTGCAGGAGGTCGGTGCCGACCGCGCCGCCCAGATCCTCGCCGACTTCGGCCTGCGGGCCTCCTCGCTGTGCCGGGGCGGTTTCCTCACGGCGGCCGACGCCGAGGGCCGACGCACCGCGCTGGACGACAACAGGCGGGCGATCGAGGAGGCGGCCACGATCGGCACGTCCGAGCTGATCATGGTGGTCGGCGGGCTGCCGGCCTCCCGCGTCCCCGGCGGCGCCGCCGAGCCGTACGCGAGCGGCGACGGCGTCGACCCCGGTCGCGACCTCGGTGCGGCCAGGGACCGGGTCGCCGACCGCATCGGCGAGCTCGTGCCGTTCGCTGCCTCGCACGGCGTCCGGCTCGTCCTCGAGCCGCTGCACCCGATCTTCGCGGCCGACCGCGCCGTCATCTCGACGTTGGGCCAGGCCCTCAGCATCGCCGAGGCGTTCGAGGCCGCGGTCGTCGGCGTCGTCGTCGACACCTACCACGTGTGGTGGGACCCGGACCTGCAGCGGCAGATCGCCCGCGCCGGCCTGGAGCGGCGCATCGCCTCCTACCAGGTGTGCGACTGGACGCTCCCGCTCGCGGCCGACCCGCTGCTCTCGCGCGGCCACGTCGGGGACGGCTTCATCGACTTCGCCACCATCACCTCCTGGATCGCGCAGACCCGCTACCGCGGCGACATCGAGGTGGAGATCTTCAACGACGACGTCTGGAACGCCCCGGCGGACGAGACCCTGTCGACGATGGTGGACCGCTACCGCCGCCACGTGGCCCCGCACCTGTAGCGGTCCAACCCCTGCCGAGAACGCCTGAGGCTGCCGTATCGCACCAGATACGGCAGCCTCGGGCGTTCTCAGCGGGCCTCGTGGGTCAGTAGACGTTCCCGTTGTCGCGGAAGGCCCGCCAGACGTTCTCGAAGAAGTCGTCGTCCTCGGGCAGCGGGCGGCGCGGGCGCCACCGGAAGGACGCCTCGCCGTCGTCCAGCGCGGCCTCCTGGACCTCGGAGTCCAGCGCCCCGCCGTCGAGCGCGAACCGGAAGATCTCGGGCAGGTCGAGCGCCTGCCCCGCCCCCTCGCCCCAGCTCGCGACGGGCAGGTCGCCGCCGGCGTCGGTGTAGAGCACCGACCCCCGCGAGCGGCCGCCGTGGTCGACGTAGTCCTGCATCGCCGACAGGTACACGTAGGCGGAGGTGAGCGTGTCCCGCACGAGGAACGTGCGGTTGACGGACTGCCGCGAGGACGCCGACGCCGTCACGATCCCCTCGTAGTCGGCGAGCCACGCGGTGACCTGCGTCAGCGCCTCGCCGATCGAGGCGGCGCTGCGGACGGGACCGGCCTTCTCGCTCATGAGGGCCTGGAGGTCGCGCAGCAGCTCGTGCACGTTCTCCGGCTCGCCCGCGGCCGCGCGGGCGGTGGCGCCGGCGACGAGCGCACGCGCGTCGGCGAGCACCGGGGCGGCCGCGACGGCGAAGGCCGCGTCCTCGAGCACGCTCACGTGCTCGGGGCCGCGCCGCGCCGCGATGAACTGCGCCGCCCGCGTCGCGCCGACCTGACCGGAGTTCAGCGCCGCGCCGCCGGGGCGGTAGACGCCGTGCGCGCCGCCCGCCTCGCCGACCGGGAACAGACCGGCCACGTTGGACTGCCACCACGCGTCGACCACGAGGCCACCGTTGTTGTGCTGCGCGCAGACGTCGACCTCGAGGAGATCCTTGGTCAGGTCCACGTACGGGTTTCGGTCGAGGTAGAACTGGTAGGCGGGCTCGTTCATGGTCCGCAGGCGCTCGATCGGGGTGCCGGTGAGGGCGCCCGCGCGCTCGAGGTAGTCGTACGCCTCGGGGGACAGCGCGCTGGGGTCGAAGGTGTCCTGCACCGGGTTGCGGGTGAAGTCGAGGAACACGGTCCGCCCGCGCAGCACCGTCTCGCGGTAGACGAGCAGGTCGATGAGGCTCGAGCCGTCGCGCGCCTTGCGGATGTCGAACGGCCACTGGTAGCCCTTGAGGAACACGAGACTCATGAGCGCGCCGTAGTCGTCGATCATTTCGGTGAGGAACTCGCGCTCGTCACCCCCCTCGGCGTCGAAGGAGACGAAGCGCGGGATCACCTGCATGTAGGTGCCGGACACGTTCCACCGCGGCTTGGTGGAGGCCAGCCCGAACTGCCACTCGGTGAGGTTCTTGCCGTGCACGCCCGCGCGGTAGGCGGCGCCCGACGCGCCCCACTGGCCGTTCGGGAAGACGCGCGTGCGGTACATGCCGGCGGGGCCGCCGGTGGCGTAGACGAGGTTGCTGCACCGCAGCAGGAGGTAGGGGGAGGCGGGCGCCGCGCCGTCGCCGTCGTGCGTCTCCGTCTCCTGCGCGGGGGACGGCACGTGCGGCACGTCCGTCCGCAGCACGAGCAGGCCCGCGACCGCGCGGGTGCCGTCGGCCGCGGTGGTGGTGACGACGTCGACGACACGGCACTCGTCGAGGATCAGGGTGCCGTCGCGCTGCACCTTCTTCTCCAGCTGCGTGACCATCGAGCGGCTCGTGTACGGGCCGACGGACGTGGCGCGACGGCGGGGGTCGTGGTCGGTCTTGTAGCCGATGAACTCCCCGTACCGGTTCTGCGGGAACGGCACGCCGAGGTCGACGAGGTGGAGGAAGCCGCGGGCGGACAGCGCCGCCTCCGCGAGGGCGTTGTCGCCGTCCATCGCGCCGCCGGAGAAAAGGGTCTCGGCCATCTCGCGCACGGAGTCGTCGTCACCGCCGGAGAGCGTCAGCTTGTAGTAGGTCTGCTTGTCGCTCCCGGCGTTCCGGCTCGCGCCGGCACCGATCTTGTCGGCGACCATGACGATCGTCCCGCCGCCGAGGTCGTGCAGGCGGTCGGCGGCGCAGTAGCCGGCCGACCCGGTGCCGACGACGACGGTGTCGGCGGTGAGGACGGGGACGTCGAGGCCGTCGATCACCAGGGGAGCGGGCTGGGTGTTCCGGGCGGGCTGCGTGGTCACGGTGGCTCCCCTCAGAGCGTCGGGATGTGGAGGCCGCCGTCGACGTTGAAGATCTCGCCGGTGGAGTACGGGGTCTGGCCGGACGCGAGCAGGGAGACGGCGCCCGCGACGTCGGCCGGCCGGCCCCAGCGCGCGATCGGCACGTTCCCGGCGGCGAAGAAGGCGTCGTACTTGCTCGTCACGCCGGCGGTCATGTCGGTGGCGATGATGCCGGGGCGGACCTCGTAGACCACGACCCCCTCGCTCGCGAGCCGGGCCGCGAACAGCTGCGTCGCCATCCCGACGCCCGCCTTGGACAGGCAGTAGTCGCCGCGGTTCACGCTCACGGTGACGGCCGACGTCGAGGAGACGTTGACGATCGTGGCGACGGGGCGCACCGGGGGCTCGGGCAGCGCCTCGAGCGGGCCGCGCAGCGCGAGCACGCGGTTGGCGAACGCCTGCGTGAGGAAGTACGGACCGCGCAGGTTGATGCCGATGACGCGGTCGAAGCTCTCGGGCGTGGCCTCGAGGATGTCGGCGCGCACGCTCGGGGCGACGCCGGCGTTGTTGACCAGGAGGTCGAGCCGGCCCCAGGCGTCCACGGCGTCGTCGAGGTAGCGGGCGTGGTCGGCAGGATCGGCCACGGACCCCTGCAGGTAGCGCACGCGCCCCGGCTCACCCGCGATTCCGTCGAGCCGCGCCACGAGGCCCTCGGGCTCCTCCCGGGTGGCGAGGATCGCGACGGCGAACCCGTCGGCGAGCAGTCGTTCCGTGATCCCGAGGCCGATGCCTCGGCTCCCTCCCGTCACCAGGGCGACGGGGACGGCTGCCGGCTCGAGAGTCATGGATGTCCTTCGTTGGATGGCTTGTCATCGTTGACGGTAAGCGCTATCCAAACACGCTCCGGGGGTCATGTCCACCGCCGTCCGGCGGAGCGGCGGCCGTCATCTCGAGCGATGAGGGGGCTCAGCCGGCGGCGACGGACGAGGCGCGGACCACCAGCTCGGGCGAGAAGCGCACCTGCGCCAGGCTCTCGGGCTGCGGCCGGAGCAGCAGATCGGCGGCGGACCAGCCGATCTGGTGCGTCGGTTGCCGGATCGTGGTGAGCGGCACCATGAGCATGCTCGCGAAGCCGATGTCGTCGTAGCCGACCACGGGGATCCGTTGCGGCACCTCGACGCCGGCCCGCAGCAGTGTGCGCAGCACGCCGAGGGCGACGAGGTCGTTGACGCAGAACACGGCGTCCGGCCTCTCCGACCTGGGCAGGGCGAGCAGCGCGTGGGCGGCCGCCTCGCCGGCATCGGCGTTCAGGGCGGGCAGGACCCGCTCGGTCAGCACCTCGTCGGGGTTGAGGCCGGCGTCCACCACCGCGCGCCGGGCGCCGGTGAGCCGGTCGAGGCACTGCCGGATGGTGCTCGGCCCGTTGAGGAATGTGATCCGGCGACGGCCGAGGTCCAGGAGGTGGGCGACGGCGAGGTGGCCGCCGTGGGCGTCGTCGACGGAGACGCCGGGGAAGGCCGAGTCGCCGTCGGAGTCCATGAGGACCACGCGCGTGCCGCGGTCACGGACGGCGGCGAGCTCGGAGTGGTCGGTCCCGACCGGGGTGACGAGGATCCCGCGCACCTCGTGCTGCTCGTACATCCGCAGGAAGTGCGTCTCGCGGGCCGGGTCGTCGTCGGTCGAGGACACCATCAGGGCCAGGGACTCTTCGGCCAGGCGGTCCTCGATGCCGCGCATCACGGACGTGAAGAACGGGTTGGCGAGGTCGAGCACGATCGCCCCGACGCTCTGCGCGACCCCCGCTCGCAGCTGCCTGGCCGAGGCGCTGGGCACGAAGCCCAGGTCGGCGATGGCCTTCTCCACCCGCGCCCTCGTGGGGCCGGAGACCCGGTCCGGCCGGTTGAGAACGTTCGAGACGGTGCCGACGGACACCCCGGCCACGGAGGCGACGTCGGTGACGGACGGGCGCTGCCGCATCGCGGTGTCCTTCGCTCGGTGGGCACTCCCGCACGGGGGTGTTTGACGGTCGCTGAATCGTTACATACGCTCGTGCTGTGAATCGTTTCATCACGGTGGTTCACCGGTCGAGGATCGAGCGGGGTGACGACGCCTCGCCCGTCGACCGGCCCTGACGACAGGCCCTGACGACGACCGTCCGGCCGGCTGCGCGATGGACCGCTCCACCCCAGGCACCCTCAGGAAGGACGCAGTCGTGACCATCGAAGCCGTGAAGCGGGCACTCCTCGCGCAGACCGTCGAGGTCCCCTCGTGGGCCTACGGCAACTCCGGCACCCGGTTCAAGGTGTTCACCACTCCCGGGACGCCGCGCGACCCGTGGGAGAAGATCGCCGACGCCGCCCAGGTCAACGCCTTCACCGGGGCGGCCCCGCGGGTGTCGCTGCACGTGCCGTGGGACGAGGTCGAGGACTACGACGCTCTCGCCACCCACGCCCGCGACCTCGGGGTGCGGATCGGGACGATCAACTCCAACGTCTTCCAGGACGACGACTACCGCCTGGGCTCGCTCGCCAACCCCGACCCCGCCGTGCGCGCCAAGGCCGTCGCCCATCACCTCGACTGCCTCGAGGTGATGCGAGCCGTCGGCAGCACCGACCTGAAGATCTGGCTCGCCGACGGCACCAACTACCCGGGCCAGGACTCCATCCGGGCGCGCCAGGACCGGATCGCGGACGGCCTCGCGGAGATCTACGCGGCCCTGCGGCCCGACGAGCGGATCCTGCTGGAGTACAAGTTCTTCGAGCCGTTCTTCTACACCACCGACGTGCCGGACTGGGGCACGTCGCTCGTGCACTGCCTCGCGCTCGGCGACCAGGCCCAGGTGGTGCTCGACACCGGCCACCACGCCCCCGGCACCAACATCGAGTTCATCGTGGCGCAGCTGCTGCGCCTGGGACGCCTGGGCGCCTTCGACTTCAACTCGCGGTTCTACGCGGACGACGACCTCATCGTCGGCGCGGCCGACCCGTTCCAGCTGTTCCGGATCATGCACGAGATCGTCGGGGCGGGGGCCCTGGACCCGGCGCTCGGCGTCAACTTCATGCTCGACCAGTGCCACAACATCGAGGAGAAGATCCCCGGCCAGATCCGGTCGATCACGAACGTCCAGGAGGCGACGGCCAAGGCGCTGCTGGTGGACGCCGACGCCCTCGACGTCGCCCAGCGGTCGGGCGACGTGCTCGGCGCCAACGACGTGCTGATGGACGCGTACAACACCGACGTCCGCCCGCTCCTGGCCCAGGTGCGCCAGGAGCAGGGGCTCGACCCGCACCCCCTGCGGGCCTTCGCCGCCAGTGGCTACGCCGACCGCGTCGCGGCCGAGCGCGTCGGCGGCACCCAGGCCGGCTGGGGCGCCTGACTCCGTCCCTCGCGCCGGCCGCACGACCCCGAGCGCCCGCCCCACCCGCCCCACCCCGACCCACCCCGACCCACCCCGACCCACGACAGAGGGACGCCATGACCAGCACGAACCCCGCCGCCGCGGACCTGATCGCCCGCTCCAACCGCCTGGGCAGCGACCCGCGCGTGACCAACTACGCCGGCGGCAACACGTCAGCGAAGGGCAGCGCCACCGACCCCGTCACCGGCGAGGACGTCGAGCTGCTCTGGGTCAAGGGGTCGGGAGGAGACCTCGGCACGCTGCAGGAGAAGAACCTCGCGGTGCTCCGGCTCGACCGCCTACGCGCGCTGCCGGGCGTCTACCCGGGGCTCGAGCGCGAGGACGAGATGGTCGCCGCGTTCGACTACTGCCTGCACGGCAAGGGCGGCGCGGCGCCGTCGATCGACACGGCGATGCACGCCCTCGTCGACGCCGCCCACGTCGACCACCTGCACCCCGACTCCGGGATCGCGATCGCCACCGCGGCCGACGGCGAGCGCCTCACCGCCGAGATCTTCGGCGACGCGGTCGTGTGGGTGCCGTGGCGCCGTCCGGGCTTCCAGCTCGGGCTGGACATCGCCGCGATCAAGGAGGCCAACCCGCAGGCGATCGGCTGCATCCTCGGCGGGCACGGGATCACGGCCTGGGGGGCCACGTCGGCGGAGGCCGAGGAGCGCTCGCTGGAGATCATCGCGCGCGCCGAGCAGTTCATCGCGACGGCGACGGCGGAGCTCGCCGCCCGCGGCGAGCACCCGTTCGGCGCCGAGCGCCCCGGCTTCGCCCCGCTCGAGCCGGAGGCACGCCGGGACCGCGCCGCCGCCCTGGCCCCGGTGATCCGGGGCATCGCCTCCGCCGACCGCCCGCAGGTCGGGCACTTCACGGACGCCGACGTCGTGCTCGACCTGCTCGCCCGCGAGCGGCTCGCGGAGCTCGCCGCGCTCGGCACCTCCTGCCCCGACCACTTCCTGCGCACCAAGGTCAAGCCGCTCGTGCTCGACCTCCCGGCCGACGCCCCGCTCGAGGACGCCGTCGCGCGGCTCGCCGAGCTGCACGCCGCCTACCGCGAGGACTACGCCGGCTACTACGACCGCAACGCCGAGCCGGACTCGCCCGCGATGCGCGGCGCCGACCCGGCGATCGTGCTGGTGCCCGGCGTCGGGATGTTCTCCTTCGGCAAGGACAAGCAGACGGCCCGCGTGGCGGGGGAGTTCTACGTCAACGCGATCAACGTCATGCGCGGCGCCGAGGCGATCTCGACCTACGCCCCCATCGACGAGCGCGAGAAGTTCCGGATCGAGTACTGGGCGCTCGAGGAGGCCAAGCTGCAGCGGATGCCGGCGCCGAAGCTCCTCGCCACGCGCATCGCGCTCGTGACGGGGGCGGCGTCCGGCATCGGACGAGCGATCGCCGAGCGGCTCGCGGCCGAGGGCGCGTGCGTCGTCATCGCCGACCTCGATCTCGCCAAGGCGCGGGCGGCCGCGGCCGAGATCGGCGGCACCGACGTCGCCGTCGGGATCGCGGTGGACGTCACCTCGGAGGAGGCGGTCGTCGCCGCGCTGCGCGAGACCGTCCTCGCCTTCGGCGGGGTCGACCTCGTCGTCAACAACGCGGGGCTGTCGATCTCCAAGCCGCTGCTGGAGACGTCGACGCGGGACTGGGACCTCCAGCACGACGTCATGGCGCGCGGGTCGTTCCTCGTGGCCCGCGAGGCGGCGCGCGCGATGATCGCCCAGGGCCTGGGCGG
This window harbors:
- a CDS encoding sugar phosphate isomerase/epimerase family protein — protein: MTSEARPADLARLSLNTATTKHLTLAEAAEVAARAGLSAIGPWRDRVQEVGADRAAQILADFGLRASSLCRGGFLTAADAEGRRTALDDNRRAIEEAATIGTSELIMVVGGLPASRVPGGAAEPYASGDGVDPGRDLGAARDRVADRIGELVPFAASHGVRLVLEPLHPIFAADRAVISTLGQALSIAEAFEAAVVGVVVDTYHVWWDPDLQRQIARAGLERRIASYQVCDWTLPLAADPLLSRGHVGDGFIDFATITSWIAQTRYRGDIEVEIFNDDVWNAPADETLSTMVDRYRRHVAPHL
- a CDS encoding FAD-binding protein produces the protein MTTQPARNTQPAPLVIDGLDVPVLTADTVVVGTGSAGYCAADRLHDLGGGTIVMVADKIGAGASRNAGSDKQTYYKLTLSGGDDDSVREMAETLFSGGAMDGDNALAEAALSARGFLHLVDLGVPFPQNRYGEFIGYKTDHDPRRRATSVGPYTSRSMVTQLEKKVQRDGTLILDECRVVDVVTTTAADGTRAVAGLLVLRTDVPHVPSPAQETETHDGDGAAPASPYLLLRCSNLVYATGGPAGMYRTRVFPNGQWGASGAAYRAGVHGKNLTEWQFGLASTKPRWNVSGTYMQVIPRFVSFDAEGGDEREFLTEMIDDYGALMSLVFLKGYQWPFDIRKARDGSSLIDLLVYRETVLRGRTVFLDFTRNPVQDTFDPSALSPEAYDYLERAGALTGTPIERLRTMNEPAYQFYLDRNPYVDLTKDLLEVDVCAQHNNGGLVVDAWWQSNVAGLFPVGEAGGAHGVYRPGGAALNSGQVGATRAAQFIAARRGPEHVSVLEDAAFAVAAAPVLADARALVAGATARAAAGEPENVHELLRDLQALMSEKAGPVRSAASIGEALTQVTAWLADYEGIVTASASSRQSVNRTFLVRDTLTSAYVYLSAMQDYVDHGGRSRGSVLYTDAGGDLPVASWGEGAGQALDLPEIFRFALDGGALDSEVQEAALDDGEASFRWRPRRPLPEDDDFFENVWRAFRDNGNVY
- a CDS encoding 3-ketoacyl-ACP reductase; translation: MTLEPAAVPVALVTGGSRGIGLGITERLLADGFAVAILATREEPEGLVARLDGIAGEPGRVRYLQGSVADPADHARYLDDAVDAWGRLDLLVNNAGVAPSVRADILEATPESFDRVIGINLRGPYFLTQAFANRVLALRGPLEALPEPPVRPVATIVNVSSTSAVTVSVNRGDYCLSKAGVGMATQLFAARLASEGVVVYEVRPGIIATDMTAGVTSKYDAFFAAGNVPIARWGRPADVAGAVSLLASGQTPYSTGEIFNVDGGLHIPTL
- a CDS encoding LacI family DNA-binding transcriptional regulator; translated protein: MRQRPSVTDVASVAGVSVGTVSNVLNRPDRVSGPTRARVEKAIADLGFVPSASARQLRAGVAQSVGAIVLDLANPFFTSVMRGIEDRLAEESLALMVSSTDDDPARETHFLRMYEQHEVRGILVTPVGTDHSELAAVRDRGTRVVLMDSDGDSAFPGVSVDDAHGGHLAVAHLLDLGRRRITFLNGPSTIRQCLDRLTGARRAVVDAGLNPDEVLTERVLPALNADAGEAAAHALLALPRSERPDAVFCVNDLVALGVLRTLLRAGVEVPQRIPVVGYDDIGFASMLMVPLTTIRQPTHQIGWSAADLLLRPQPESLAQVRFSPELVVRASSVAAG
- the rhaI gene encoding L-rhamnose isomerase, giving the protein MTIEAVKRALLAQTVEVPSWAYGNSGTRFKVFTTPGTPRDPWEKIADAAQVNAFTGAAPRVSLHVPWDEVEDYDALATHARDLGVRIGTINSNVFQDDDYRLGSLANPDPAVRAKAVAHHLDCLEVMRAVGSTDLKIWLADGTNYPGQDSIRARQDRIADGLAEIYAALRPDERILLEYKFFEPFFYTTDVPDWGTSLVHCLALGDQAQVVLDTGHHAPGTNIEFIVAQLLRLGRLGAFDFNSRFYADDDLIVGAADPFQLFRIMHEIVGAGALDPALGVNFMLDQCHNIEEKIPGQIRSITNVQEATAKALLVDADALDVAQRSGDVLGANDVLMDAYNTDVRPLLAQVRQEQGLDPHPLRAFAASGYADRVAAERVGGTQAGWGA
- a CDS encoding bifunctional aldolase/short-chain dehydrogenase produces the protein MTSTNPAAADLIARSNRLGSDPRVTNYAGGNTSAKGSATDPVTGEDVELLWVKGSGGDLGTLQEKNLAVLRLDRLRALPGVYPGLEREDEMVAAFDYCLHGKGGAAPSIDTAMHALVDAAHVDHLHPDSGIAIATAADGERLTAEIFGDAVVWVPWRRPGFQLGLDIAAIKEANPQAIGCILGGHGITAWGATSAEAEERSLEIIARAEQFIATATAELAARGEHPFGAERPGFAPLEPEARRDRAAALAPVIRGIASADRPQVGHFTDADVVLDLLARERLAELAALGTSCPDHFLRTKVKPLVLDLPADAPLEDAVARLAELHAAYREDYAGYYDRNAEPDSPAMRGADPAIVLVPGVGMFSFGKDKQTARVAGEFYVNAINVMRGAEAISTYAPIDEREKFRIEYWALEEAKLQRMPAPKLLATRIALVTGAASGIGRAIAERLAAEGACVVIADLDLAKARAAAAEIGGTDVAVGIAVDVTSEEAVVAALRETVLAFGGVDLVVNNAGLSISKPLLETSTRDWDLQHDVMARGSFLVAREAARAMIAQGLGGDVVYIASKNSLFAGPNNIAYSATKADQAHQVRLLAAELGEHGIRVNGINPDGVVRGSGIFAGGWGAKRAAVYGVSEDDLGAYYAQRTLLKKEVLPEHVAAAVVALTGPDLVQTTGLHVPVDSGVAAAFLR